The following proteins are co-located in the Colius striatus isolate bColStr4 chromosome 6, bColStr4.1.hap1, whole genome shotgun sequence genome:
- the FJX1 gene encoding four-jointed box protein 1: protein MKRARQAAPGALPMLGLLLLGAVPGLWTVLLRREAPELAARGHPGGGQKTFRALLAVPAAEGREERGGERRFVNAASTTPPPVTASSPVERGIFWSRDLEAQVPPGFAAEEAAAWLTAARAARVASLERGGCGRSSNRLARLSDGSRACVRYGISPEQIQGEALSYHLAGVLGMQERLPPLALALVEARGRQWEPVREELRGSHWAEGAVVSLTRWVDNLTAVVAPAPWGAEAGAGQRLQPLSPGELGALPPAQLVELVQWSDLILFDYLTANFDRLVSNLFSLQWDPRVMRRATSNLLRAPDGGLVFLDNEAGLVHGYRLLAMWDPYNEPLLRSVCVFREGTARRVAELHRRRSAAAELRRRYRAREPLWPRLGFLSERQAELLQARVDFVYRHIAHCRAQAAAR from the coding sequence ATGAAACGGGCGAGGCAGGCGGCGCCGGGCGCCCTGCCCATGCTGGGGCTGCTTCTGCTGGGCGCCGTGCCGGGGCTCTGGACCGTGCTCCTGCGGCGGGAGGCGCCGGAACTGGCGGCGCGGGGCCACCCCGGCGGCGGGCAGAAAACTTTCCGTGCGCTGCTGGCGGTGCCGGCGGCTGAGGGCCGGGAGGAGAGGGGCGGCGAGAGGCGGTTCGTCAACGCCGCCTCCACAACGCCGCCGCCGGTCACCGCGTCCTCGCCGGTGGAGCGAGGCATCTTCTGGAGCCGCGATCTGGAGGCGCAGGTGCCGCCGGGGTTCGCGGCGGAGGAGGCGGCAGCGTGGCTGACGGCCGCCCGCGCCGCACGCGTGGCCTCGCTGGAGcggggcggctgcgggcgcAGCTCCAACCGGCTGGCGCGGCTGTCGGACGGGAGCCGCGCCTGCGTCCGCTACGGCATCAGCCCGGAGCAGATCCAGGGCGAGGCTCTCTCCTACCACCTGGCCGGCGTGCTGGGCATGCAGGAGCGGCTGCCGCCGCTGGCCCTGGCGCTGGTAGAGGCCCGCGGGCGGCAGTGGGAGCCGGTGCGGGAGGAGCTGCGCGGCTCACACTGGGCCGAGGGCGCGGTGGTCAGCCTGACGCGCTGGGTGGACAACCTCACGGCCGTGGTGGCCCCCGCGCCCTGGGGCGCCGAGGCAGGCGCCGGGCAGCGGCTGCAGCCGCTGTCGCCGGGGGAGCTGGGCGCGCTGCCTCCCGCGCAGCTGGTGGAGCTGGTGCAGTGGAGTGACCTGATCCTCTTCGACTACCTGACGGCCAACTTCGACCGCCTGGTCAGCAACCTTTTCAGCCTGCAGTGGGACCCGCGGGTGATGCGCCGCGCCACCAGCAACCTGCTCCGCGCCCCGGACGGCGGGCTTGTCTTCCTGGACAACGAGGCGGGACTGGTGCACGGCTACCGCCTCCTCGCCATGTGGGACCCCTACAACGAGCCGCTGCTCCGGTCCGTCTGCGTCTTCCGCGAGGGCACGGCGCGGCGCGTGGCCGAGCTCCACCGCCGCCGCAGCGCCGCCGCAGAGCTCCGCCGCCGGTACCGGGCGCGGGAGCCACTCTGGCCGCGCCTTGGCTTCCTCTCGGAGCGGCAGGCcgagctgctgcaggcccgcGTCGATTTCGTGTACCGGCACATCGCCCACTGCCGCGCGCAGGCCGCCGCGCGATGA